GAGGTGAGAAGCCAGGCAGAGGCCAGGAACCAGGCAGAGGCGGGAAACCAAGCAGAGGCAAGGGACAGCAGAATGGACGTCCTGATGGCAGGGGATCCCCACCTGTTGATCTCCCTCAACCAATGAGACAACAACTGACGGATTTATTTGAAGGGTATGATATAAATTATCCATAAATTTGACATGTACTATTTGTGATGGGACAACTGTGATTTTTGTTGTAGAAAATGTTTTGTCTGTACCATGTAATGATCAACAATCCTAAATAGGTATATTTCAACATAATAACTTATGCTTATTTCATAAAACATTGCAAACAACTTGTTTTGTTAACATCAAAGGCAAAGCATCACCAGCAGACTGTTTCCGTCCTGTGTGTTCAACACAAATTGAATAGCCCCTCTTGTGCAAGAAAAGAATGGCTCTTCACACATTTTATTTGGCAACTCTTTAATATCTTAACAAAATTGACAAGGAAATTTTCCAAGAAAAATTGTTAATGTAAGACAAATACCCAAACAAACACTGACTTCCACAatactttatatattttaaaGCCAGCCAATTCAACATTGTCCAATTTCCCTCTTTCATTCACATAGAATGCAACAAGAGCTTGATACAGGCAGGGATCTTGCACTACCAGATTGGAACACCCAGACACAAGACACTGTCCAAAACTGGTGGACAAGAGTCAAAGGACGTCTTGAAGCTCAGAACGTCAAGCCTCCAGGTGGACGACGCACCTTCCCAGAAGAAGTCCATCCCAGGATGCAACAGAATATCCAGGATGTGTTTGAAGGGATGCAGGAAGAGGTCAACGCAGGTCGCGAATTGGATCTGACTCAATGGGGAAACCAAATGGGTGACCATGCTGAAGGATGGTGGGATAAAGTAACTGGACTCATGAATGGGTATGTTAAGCTATTGCACACTTCTTTGATAAAAACCTCACTTGCTATCTTAAAAGACTACTACCTGCCGTCTCTTACCAAGACTCAtattatttcattcttattttgtacattatGAGCTCCTCATCATAAAATCCCTGTAAAATTTGATGCATGGTTGTGGGAAGAACAGGTGCAAGTTTTTCACCACACATCATGAATGATAGTCACTGAAGCAAGAATCAACTAtctaggatttgaacctgggactgTTATTCTCATTGCCTACATTATGAGCTATCCATCATAAAATCCCTGTAAAATGTGCTGCATTATTATATGAAGAAGTAAATTTCTCATCACACAACATGAATGATAGTCACTGAAGCAAGAATCAACTATCTAgctaggatttgaacctgggtcCTATTCTCTATCTAATGTTTGTAAAATATGGGGAAAAAAGCTGTATTTCTCCATCAAAATTTATTTCACAAATCTCAAGTTATATCAGCTAGACCAATTCATTTTACTTTACCTTGGCATGGAAGTACGAAAGTTTCACTTATAAAATTAAGTCAGAATGAAAGTTGATCATTGAGTATCATCGATTACAAAAGAGTAAAGTTTCTATTAAACTATAACAAGCAtcttgtttttaaatgttttccttCTTGCTTTTTGTAAACAGGAATGAACCTAATAACCCAAGAGGTCATGGGCCAGGAGGTCATGGCGTTCGAGATAATCTCCCCCCTAAAATGGGGGAAACTCTGCGCGAGGTGTTTGAGGGACTTCAACAAGAAATTGAAAAAGGCAATCAAGTAGACCTTGATGTATGGCGTAACAAGACATTGGATGTAATCGAAGGTAAGAATaaatttacagaaaaatatttcaCTTTCAGGCCTTGCCGCTTGAGGCGAGTGATCGCTCTTGCTCGCCACTGCTTGCCCAAATTCAATTTCttgtgagcgattttccactcaccatagaTACTAAAAATCGCTCACTGCGAAACACCCAAAAGTGAATCCAATTTACTttcaagtttcagcactttcaaTGTATTTGATTTATTGTAATAAATTAGCCTTATACCTGAAAACCAAAACGAGGGTGTCAACAGTGCATAGGCCTAAGTATTTCATATTGGTACAAATGATCTTTAAGACAGTGAGAGTGATTTGACTACTCATCTAGCGCATGCTAGCGTGTGATTGACCGCTTGCCTTTTAAATCTAGATGGCAAGGTTTTTAAGGCatataaaaaagtaaaatatCATGTTTAAAAAAGAGATATAATTAAATTATTTCCTTTTTAAAAATGAGAAGAGATATAATAGTCTTGCACTTACTTACCTTTTCTTCACAGCCTGGTGGGAACGTATGAGCAGCATCGCTGAACGTAAAAACCCCAAAGCAGCAAATAAGAAACCAttttttgaaaatgctccaaGCAGATGGCAAGAACAAGTCAATGACTTGTTTGACAGGATGCAGCTCCAACTGGACAGCGGTGAACTACTCAATGTGAAGGGCTGGTATGCAGAGATTAACAAGAGCGCCGAGAGATGGTGGGATGCATTTGCAAGACGTGCAGAACCAGGAAGGCCATTGTAAGTGGAATGTTGGTTTAGATCTTGAGCCGTTGTGCAACTTATctataataaataaaaagtaaaaaatgcaGGTATTCAGTCATGATATGAATAGGGGAATTTACAAGAAAGGTGTTGGTAGTTCAGTAAGGTAACTACATCAGTCAAGGTGGGCATTTGCCAGTATCACAACTAGCATAATACCAGTGGCGTAGGGTCATATGGGCGTGGGGGcgtggtgggggggggcaagcttagtgcccccaatcaattgcaaaatttagaaaatcccattggaaattgcaaaaaaaaccgcTTGTGCCCctaatcagacctggtgccccctaatcatggtcagtgcccccccaatatgatgacctatACTACGAACTGGGCATCAAACTGTGCATAGGTAATGATTTGAATAATACAATAGTTCACAGTAATGACAACCAAATTTAGTTGTGGTTGGTGAAACTTCTATCAGgccaaaagttgaacaaaatgggctattttatTCTCCACTAAAGTCACATTTTAGCATTTTAAAGATTAAAATATTgaaatctctttttttttaaacagtgaACCCCGTAAAAACTTCGCTGCTGAGATGCCAGACAGAATGGGGGAACCTGTACATGATGTCTTTGATCGCATGCAGACTGCCATAGACAATCAGCTCCCTCTAGAGTTGATGCAATACCATGATGAAATCCAGGTAAAGTGAATAGTGAAAACTCCTCATCCGATTTGTTTTCtataaattttgggacttttatcTATTACTTTCAATTTACATCTAGAAAAGCTATAAAATCAGTGTTATTTTCATGAGATACAAAATGTAGTACATGTACCTAAAATTTGCCAAATTAATTGCTTGTTAAGACAAtcttttcaagaaaaatattctGAATGCAGATGAAGGTGCATATCAACTTACTTAAAATCAGTTCATTTCCAAGAGAGTGAAATCATACATTGATATCAACAGTCAATTTTATTTGAAGCACTATACAGAGCAATACAAGAGTTACATATTAAAtgtatgagaactacctgccgattggccaaagagaagttttcattatcaattggcccaatcagtaccattgttagaataatttcaccacacaaaaaaattggggtgaattatttgcaaagctccattttgactggtgattaaagtgaagatatcatgtagttGACCActcagtggcaatgttagatcggcaggtagtgctcaggggttataATGAAATGACACTTCCACAAAAAGATAtttttactgaaaatttgaaatatTCATCACATTTTCCACATCTCTTTTCACAGGAAATAGCTGCCTCATGGTGGAATCGATTTTCAGTTATGAAAGGAGCAGACAAGGGTAAACCAGGGAAACCACCACGTAAAGATATGCCCATTGAAATGAGAACACAGATCACTGAGGTATTCACCAGGATGAGGGAAGAGACAGGTGCACAGGACTGGGATATTGACTATTGGCGTAATGAAACATTGGCTATGGCTCAGGAATGGTGGGAGAAATTTACCAATGCAGAGTAAGTTAGGAAATTTATCATATGTTACCCTATAATTTACTTCTGGAACTGATGTTGTACAAAATACAGTcgaaagtcggaaatattgattttgagatatagctaaacaaaggaaatattttcttttgtatcctattgttttggaaactctttaactgctcataacttttgaactggttgtcgaaattcaatggggttttctgcaaaatgtagctttgcaaatgttgttTATAAGGGGGTTtataatcctataagaaactgaaaattgaatttgtccgacttcagactgattttgcttgatcacaccacaaatgtGAGAATATAATTTTAAATCTACTACTGTAGGTAGTCTTCTCAAAGtaccaaacaaaaaatgtttggcAAAGTACCAAGAAGAtattttggtacaaaatgtttccaaaattaAAATCGATCTACTTATAAAACCGAAATGAAGGAGAAATAATGGAAGGGTTTCAGAGAATTGTTTTCTGCATAGGCCAAAAGAGTGGCCGTTTACATGTTGTTACCAAAACAATGGCCAAAAAAAGTGGACTATTTGTATTTTTAGGGGGTGGGCAGTCCATTATAGGCTACATCTTGTGGCATCAATCAAGATTCACAAATAGTAGACATATATATCTTATCAAtttgattattatattattggaGACTATGCCTTTGTGTGAACTCATCAAGCCAAATCTCACGACAAATGAACATAACTTCTCCCCACTTCACAGACAGTGGAATATAAAAAACTCCTTTCTAGATGTGCATCACTAAAATGTGTCAAAATCTAttctttaattgtgacacgatctggtccatgggggccaaaggaggcaaatttgacatacaataggctatcatttactgaaaacacaaaaggtctagcatacttggttttaaagttatgaggttttgcgATGTGTAttatcttatgtattttattgggttttttgctccatatttttaccttatctcaatttcaaatttgccgcctttggcccccatgtcACAATTCTCAATATTCAAAACCATCATAATCATTACTTATTCtttttctccctctctctcttcctcACCTGTAGCTTAAAATCAATTTCACAAAAGTGGATCGCTGCTCTCCAGGACATCTTTGAGGAGTATGTTAACAACACCGATACTGTTGACATAGACCAGTGGCGTGAACAAGTACTCAACCAGTCCCAATCTTGGTGTGATTTTGATGTGGACACTCTGAAAAAATTTGGATTCAAATCAAGAGAAGATATCAAGAAGTTAGATCGCCCAAGTTGTAGAATCCCACAACATATCAATCATATCTTTGATAGACTAAAACTAAAAGTAAGTGTATAATATgaagataaaataatatttagttTATTTGGTCTGAATTATGTATAAAAGAGAACATGTAATCAGTAGAAACTCACTGTCAAAATTTCCCAATGTTGGAATCAAAATACTGCAGCTTATTCAAACCACACAAAACAAACCGCACATCGCTACTTACAATCACCCACGGGGGAGCACACACATGTAAAGATGGTACGGGGATGTTTGTGCAGCGGTAAAGGGTctctttttcaggctctccggcagttcttCAAGACCCTCATTTGTTTTTAGccccaaagcctataatttggctcaattttagttcacagacctccacaaaaatgttgaaatttcagttcatgaagcccctattttgccccaaaatcagttcttagttctcaAAGTTTGGAACTTTGCGCCGCACACCCCtatcaaaatttaagttgagtgcccccccccgggcaatcacctccaaacgaggacacTGTTATTATGATTATACAAAAGGGGATGTTATTTTCTGACTTTCACCTGTTATCAGGGACTTGCACTCATTATActtacattttaataacatttatccGATCCACCAGCTGAAAATGGTGAATATAAAGGGATGTTTTTGGTgtaattttacaatattgataGCCACATCAATCATATTTCTAACCCTATGAAACATGTTTACCATTGTTTTCTTACACTCACCATTTTCTTGTACAATTTTCTTGCAGTCCATGGATGGTGTTCCTTTAGACATGGCCGAGTGGCAGGAGGAATTAGAGAATCTAGCATCTGGCTGGGGAAAGAGAATTCTAGCTCACAAAGACAGGTGAATATTATTAGCAAAATAACTCCCAGCCACATATGGGTTGCCTGTTTAATTACGAAAAGTGCAAGAATTAATAAACCCCTGTAAACACTTCCCACTATTCAGTAGTCTGTAAAATAGACACAAGtatgaaaacaaaatttgacgTAATGTTCCACATTCCCTTGATAAAATACACATTATGCATGTCCTCAATTCAAGCTGTTTACAAATCATTTTAGATCCCAAAAGCCTAATTATGCAGGAAGGTAATCAGGTCTTTAAAAGGCCATGCTTTTGAAAACTTGAGCAACACAAACCTACAAAAGTTGAGTCCCTACGTACATGGGTACATTATACAATAATCATGCACCTATGAGCACAGAGATTTGAACATATTTACAGGGTGGGTACAAAAAGATCCCCATTTCTaacaattactttatttattataAAGTCAGTTCTCCATTTTGCAAAGCAACATTTTGAATTTCATCATCATCTTTACTACTTCTTGTCTTTACAGACCAGATGAGCGACCAGGACGCCCTCAGGGACGCCCAGACAGACCCAATGGACGTCCAGGAAGACCTCAAGGACGCCCAGAGAGACCCAATGAACGTCCAGGAAGACCACAAGGACGCCCAGACAGACCACAAGGACGTCCCGGAAGACCCAATGGTCGCCCAGACAGACCCCAAGAACGTCCCGGAAGACCCAATGGCCGTCCAGACAGACCCCAAGAACGTCCTGGAAGACCCTATGGCCGCCCAGACAGACCCCAAGAACGTCCCGAGAGACCTCAAGGGGGTCCAGGAATGAATCAAGAACCCCCTCGTAAACCATATGGATATTATCAAGAAAAGCAAA
Above is a genomic segment from Amphiura filiformis chromosome 17, Afil_fr2py, whole genome shotgun sequence containing:
- the LOC140137772 gene encoding uncharacterized protein, giving the protein MLKTLLIATLCVATLAAPRSPPRNGAMGRDRQRPGQVRPGFVPGVEQPLLGMPRSLPSMMSTQLEDLFQRMQLQQDANQLDLTLWQDRTQAAVDGWWTAISARMSMVGRDFTVPADVSNGMRDKITEVFTQMQNEVSTGYVLNLDHWQEVLREDAQDSWSNFVDATTPGQPDYTVDRPRGEKPVRGEKPVRGEKPGKGRGEKPGRGQEPGRGGKPSRGKGQQNGRPDGRGSPPVDLPQPMRQQLTDLFEGMQQELDTGRDLALPDWNTQTQDTVQNWWTRVKGRLEAQNVKPPGGRRTFPEEVHPRMQQNIQDVFEGMQEEVNAGRELDLTQWGNQMGDHAEGWWDKVTGLMNGNEPNNPRGHGPGGHGVRDNLPPKMGETLREVFEGLQQEIEKGNQVDLDVWRNKTLDVIEAWWERMSSIAERKNPKAANKKPFFENAPSRWQEQVNDLFDRMQLQLDSGELLNVKGWYAEINKSAERWWDAFARRAEPGRPFEPRKNFAAEMPDRMGEPVHDVFDRMQTAIDNQLPLELMQYHDEIQEIAASWWNRFSVMKGADKGKPGKPPRKDMPIEMRTQITEVFTRMREETGAQDWDIDYWRNETLAMAQEWWEKFTNADLKSISQKWIAALQDIFEEYVNNTDTVDIDQWREQVLNQSQSWCDFDVDTLKKFGFKSREDIKKLDRPSCRIPQHINHIFDRLKLKSMDGVPLDMAEWQEELENLASGWGKRILAHKDRPDERPGRPQGRPDRPNGRPGRPQGRPERPNERPGRPQGRPDRPQGRPGRPNGRPDRPQERPGRPNGRPDRPQERPGRPYGRPDRPQERPERPQGGPGMNQEPPRKPYGYYQEKQRKIRY